A section of the Schistocerca serialis cubense isolate TAMUIC-IGC-003099 unplaced genomic scaffold, iqSchSeri2.2 HiC_scaffold_1393, whole genome shotgun sequence genome encodes:
- the LOC126442626 gene encoding craniofacial development protein 2-like — protein MGVICDYKNSAREFSQPLSPQFSNFLPTRGAPVKPSNSAEGWRWCKEKHCIGTWNVRSMYQGKLDIVKREMEKINIDILGISEMRWTGMGEFASDGHMVYYSGHDNNRSNGVAFIVSDKVRKAVIGCKYKNDRMMSIRLQGQPLNITVIQVYAPTTDAEKEIIDQFYGDLQELLLSTPKKDIVFIVGDWNAKVGNEAVEGITGKYGLGTTNEAGQRLLEFCQENSLIITNTLFQLPKRRLYTWTSPDGQHRNQIAYILCNQRWKSAVQSATTRPGADCGSDHELLIAKFQMKLQNVPKMLRAI, from the exons atgggggtgatatgcgattacaagaactcagcaagagagttctcacagcctctgtcacctcagttctccaacttcctacctacacgtggtgcccctgttaagccgagcaactcagcggaaggttgg agatggtgcaaagagaagcactgcataggaacatggaatgtaagatccatgtatcaaggaaaactagacatagtgaaaagagaaatggagaaaattaacatcgacatattgggaataagtgaaatgaggtggactggcatgggagaatttgcttcggatggccatatggtgtattattctgggcacgataacaacagaagtaatggagtagccttcatagttagtgataaagtgagaaaagctgtgatcggatgcaaatataaaaatgatagaatgatgtccatcagacttcaaggtcagcccctcaacatcacagtaattcaagtttatgcaccaacaaccgatgctgaaaaggaaattattgaccagttctatggagatttacaagaattactactgtcaacaccaaaaaaggatatcgtcttcatagttggagattggaatgcaaaagtgggaaatgaagctgtagaaggtataacagggaaatatggtcttggtacaacaaatgaagctggacagagactcctagaattctgccaagaaaattcattgataattactaatacactgtttcaactaccaaaacgacgcctatatacctggacttcgccagatggccaacaccggaaccaaattgcttacatactttgtaatcagaggtggaagagcgcggttcagtcagctacaacaagacctggtgctgactgcggatcagatcatgagctcctgattgcaaaatttcagatgaaacttcagaatgtaccaaaaa tgctcagagccatttga